In Phragmites australis chromosome 16, lpPhrAust1.1, whole genome shotgun sequence, one DNA window encodes the following:
- the LOC133896047 gene encoding mavicyanin-like, translating to MQMEMRALVLAAMAAVLQAAAAAVTTYTVGAPNGLWDLQTNYAEWVATKTFHPGDNITFTYSPELHDVVEVSKAGYDACSSINNVSAFRTGNDVVPLTAVGTRYFLCGLTGHCDSGMKIRVDVVAAAGSSPGPAAAAPTSAAASSATGIVGLGVLLVAVQDAIVSRALQFSIV from the exons ATGCAGATGGAGATGAGAGCTCTAGTTCTTGCGGCCATGGCCGCGGTGCTCcaagcggcggccgcggcggtgaCGACCTACACGGTGGGCGCGCCGAACGGGCTGTGGGACCTGCAGACCAACTACGCCGAGTGGGTCGCCACCAAGACCTTCCACCCCGGCGATAACATCA CGTTCACGTACTCGCCGGAGCTGCACGACGTGGTGGAGGTGAGCAAGGCCGGGTACGACGCCTGCTCCAGCATCAACAACGTCTCCGCCTTCCGCACCGGCAACGACGTCGTCCCGCTCACCGCCGTCGGCACGCGCTACTTCCTCTGCGGCCTCACCGGGCACTGCGACAGCGGCATGAAGATCCGGGTCGACGTCGTCGCCGCGGCCGGCTCCTCGCCAGGCCCAGCCGCCGCGGCGCCGacgtccgccgccgcctcgtccgCCACTGGGATCGTTGGCCTCGGCGTCCTACTAGTAGCCGTGCAGGACGCCATCGTCTCTCGTGCATTACAGTTCTCAATTGTTTAG